The sequence GATTGTGGGGGGGACTTATGTCGTGGAGAGCGTGTTTTCTATCGGCGGGATAGGCCAAAGCACCATCAACGCCCTGCTGCATAAAGACTACCCCCTAGCCTTGAGTATCATTATGCTCAGCGCCTTTTTTGTGGTGGGGCTGAATGTGGTTGTAGAGCTTTTAGCTAGGTGGCTTAATCCCAAATGGTGAAGTTTGCGCTGGTGTTGGGGGGCTTTTTCTTGATCTTTTGCCTGCCCCTTTTTGCCCCCTTTGCACCTAATGAAGTGCATTTAGAGGCCCTCAAACTGCCCCCAAGTGCCATGCATTGGCTAGGCACAGATTTTTTAGGCAGGGATGAGTTTTCAAGGCTCTTGGTGGGCTTAAGAAACTCGGTCTTTGTGGGGCTTGTGAGTGGGCTGTTAGCGCTTGCCATAAGTTTAGCTTTTGCCTTTGGGGTGTTGTTTGCGCCTAAGTGGGGGCGGGTGGGGCTTTTGGGATTTTTAGATGGCTTTTTAGCCCTGCCCAATTTATTGTTGATTTTGCTTTTTAGTGCGTTTAGCCAACGGGGGTTGGGGCTTTTGGGACTAGGCGGACTACTATCACTTTTTTTATGGCCACAAATGGCAAAGGTGCTCGCCGATAGCTTTAGAGAAATTGCCACAAGGGAGTTTGTCGCCAATGAGCGCGCACTTGGGGCTAGCAATTTAGAAATCGCCTTTTATGAGATCTTGCCTCTAGCTAAAAACAGCGTGTTTGTGCTCTTGGCCAACACTTGCGCGCATGCCATCAGCGCTGAAGCCCTGCTTAGCTTCTTTGGGCTAGGGCTTAAAGTGGGCGAGGCAAGCCTTGGCAACATGCTAAACGAGGCAACGCAGGCGATTTTTACGGGGGTGTGGTGGCTGGTGCTCATACCCGGGGTGGCGGTGTTTGTGGTGGTCTTTGCTTTGGCGTGGGCAGGGGAGCGCTCGCGTGCTTAGCGTGCAGGATTTGAGCGTGCTTAGCCCTAGTGGGGCGGTTTTACAAAATATCAGCTTTAGCACCACAAGGCATTTAGCCATTTTGGGCGTGAGCGGGAGCGGGAAGAGCACGCTGGCTAAGGCGTTTTGTGGGTTGTTGCCGCCTACTTTTAAGATGCATTATGGCGCACTCACTTTAAGCGCACAGGCGGGCTATGTGTTTCAAGACTGCATTGCCTGCTTTTACCCCTACCTTAAAATCAAGGACACCTTTGACATGGTGTTAAAAGAGCGTGCAAACCAAGCCAAGGATTTGTTGGCAAGTTTAAATGTCCCCTTAAAGGCGTGGAGCTCTTACCCTTATGAGCTCAGCCGTGGGATGGCAAGTCGGGTACAAATCGCGCTGAATTTAGCCCTAAAGAAAGAGATTTTATTTTTAGATGAGGTTACGAGCTCTTTAGATAGAGAAAACACGCAAGGCGTGGTGGATTTGCTTTTGAGTCTGCCCGTGCAAAGGGTCGTCATCACACATGATGAGGAAGTGGCACTGAAGCTCTGCGATGAGGTGCTAGTGCTTGATGGGGGGCGGGGGATGTATTTTGGAGAAATGGGGGGGTATTTATGCTCTTAGAGGTGCTGGAGTTGTCTAAGTCCTATGGGACGCAAAAGGTGCTAGAGAGGGTGAACTTTGGCTTAAAGAGGGGGGAATTGGTGGCGTTGATGGGGCCTAGTGGATGTGGTAAAAGCACGCTGGCTAAGTGCATTGCCCGCCTAGAGCCTTTTAGCGGTGGGCAGGTCTTATACGAGCAGCAAGACATTTTACAAATGGAGCAAAAACCCTTTAGGCAGGCGTTGCAATATGTTTTTCAAGACCAATTAAATGCCCTAAACCCCGCTAAAAAGGTGCGGGATTTATTAGGCAGCGTGTGTCGGCGTTTTCAAACCCACGCCTTGTTAAACGAGGCTTTGGAGTTTGCGAAACTCAGCCCCAAGCTTTTAGGGCGTTATCCAAGGGAGCTTAGCGGAGGGGAGAGACAAAGACTTGGCATTGCGCGGGCGATGCTAGTTTGCCCTGAGATTTTATTATTAGATGAAACCACAAGTGCTCTAGATAAAAAACTCAAACATGAAGTCATGCAAGTGGCACGCACCTACCAACAAGAGAAGCAAACCACGATTCTTTTTATCACCCACGACCAAGCTTTAGCTAAGGAATATTGTGAAAGAGTGATGCAACTTAAAGGAGGACATTTGCTTTAGCCATTAAAGCTAAAAATCGTGTATTTTTGAGTCAGCTCAGCGTTTATTCTAACTTTTAAAATAATTCTTATCTTTTGAAAAGGTCTTTTTACATCGTATCCCCGCTTGTTTTGTGTGTGGGGGCAGAACCTATTACAGAGAGCTCAATAGAAGAGAGCAAGCCATAAAAAAAGATTTAGAGAATATCCTTAATAAGCACAGCCAAGCAGTGCAATCTATCAGCAATCAAGCTTGCACCATTATCTTAGGGGCTGTAGAAAGTATTAAGAATGAGATTACCAATCTTGCCACAGAGTTTAAGAGCAGTGCAGAGTATGGGGCAGAACTCAATCAGGCTAAAAGACAGATAGAAAACTTAGAAAAAAAATAAAGAGCGTTTGCAAGATGAAGTCGCTAAACTGAAACAAGAGCAAGAAACCAATCAACAAGAGGTAGAAAGGGCAAGGCTGATAATAAGGCTAATAATGAAGCTTTTAAACAACAAGGCATCGAAAATCAAAGTCTTAAAAGCGACTTAAATACAGCCAAAACAGAGTTGCAAACCATAAAAGCCACACTACAGACCACATAGAAAGATTTAAAGACCACAAAGGTAGATCTTGAGGGCACAAAGAGAGAATTAAAATCCACACAAAACATATTAGAAGTTTTACAGCAACAAGGCATAGAGTCCCAAGCTACACCTATCCTAGATCATCCAAAGACAACGGACACAGAGAAACCTGAACCCTCAACAGGGCGTGGGTCTAAGATTAGAGATGGATTTGTCAAAATCAAGGATTTGAACGGAAGTATTGGTCTATCTTTAGCAAAGTTTTGCCTTTCCAATTAGCCTTATAGGTTAGCAGACTAATGAGCCTAGACCAACTTGCATTGACAATACTCTTAGCTAGTTTGTGGTTTTTGGCCAACTTAGAGAAAAATCGATCAAAGGCTGTTGTCAGTTGTCTTAATACCATTTGCAAGCTTTGAGAGTTGCATTCGCCTAGATAGGCGTAAGGCTCTTGTTTTTTAAGGGTGATGAGCACCTTTTGCATGCTAAAGTAATTTTCTCTAGTGACTTGTGCGTATTGCTTTTGGCGGTATTCTAAAAGTAGTTATAGACCACCCTAGCACAGCCAAAGTACTTGTGTATCAAGGTTTTTTGTGCAGTGGTAGGATAAATTCTAAACTTCATTGTTCGAAGCAATCGGCTACACCTTAATTATAAGGCTATTTATCCACCAACAGGAGCAAACACAATCTAAAAGCCCATTTGATTTTAGCTGACGTAGATACAGAAAAAAGTTACTCGTAGGCGATGTGGCTATTTTTATAAAGTCTGTGTTTGATGAGATAGAGGAAAGTTCAGATTTTTGCCATCATAGCAATGGAAGCAGATAAAGATTATCTATACCTGATGACTGAGACATACCCCTAGAGTGTCTATCAGCTCCATTATCTTACAGATCAAACAAATCACTACTTATAAAGTTTGGAGAGAACCAAGATTTATCCCGTTCTTGCGCAAACATTTTTAGAAAGAATAAATATTTTGGACAGATGGATTTTTTGCTTGTTCCATAGGAGAGGCTAACCCAGAAACCATTAAAAAGAAACCATCAAAAGATATTATAGAAAATCAAGGATGAGTGGCATTCATCCTACCCGCTAAAGACGAGTGGGATTTCTGCTAAAAGATGTTAACTTGTCAATTAAAAATTATCTGCACAAACAAATCGAATCCACAAAAGATGCTGAGTGGGAAGAAAAAGATATTTACAACAAGCTCTTTACATTTTTGACAGCTATCTTAAATGAAACAGGAGCGCCTTTTTTGATGTGCTGCCAAGTAGAGAAAATGCAAAAACTAATGTGTTTTTTAAACTTGATTTTATAGACACGACAAGAACCACACCAAAGATCAATGTCAAAGTAAGTAAGGGCAAAGACCTATTTGGTGATCTCAAAAATGTTTTGAAACAAGCTTCCAATGAGTTTAGCGAAGAGCTTTTAAAAGCCTTAAAAAGAGCAGAAAATTAAAGTCAAAACAGAAGAACTAAAAAAGATCTTTATTTCCTATAAAAACAAAGTGAAGTGGACTTTTTCATCCATAAAGATGCCAAGGGTTTTTAAATTAACAATTTGATTTATAATATGCTTGCTAATCTCTATAAAGGCAATGATTTGCAAGAATGGGACATATGTACCATCAAAGTGTTTGCAAAAAATCAAAAACATTATATTTGGCATGATTGATCTAATGGGGGTTTGAAAATGAGCTCAAAGCTCTTTGACTCGAGCCAAAATTTGCCAAGAATACGCATATGTCTTTACCTTAAGACTGCATCAAGAACACCCGTATTTTAGAATCCTTGCTACAAGACAAGGGCATCAACGCACAAATTCAAGAGTGGCAAGATCTACAGCTCATCGATCAAAGTTTCAGTTTGGATACCCTTTTAACCGAGCAAAAGTATCGATTTTTGCCCTTTGATACACAACACTTTAGTTTAGAAACTAAATACAAACTTTTAAACTCCTTTGGTGATTTAGAATCGGTGCTGAATAACGAATTTATCAAGGCAGACAACTTCCGAGCTCTCAATACTTTAAAAGACAAATACAAAACTTCAAACACAGAAGGACGGCGTTTGGCGTATCTTGGTGCCGTTTTAGAGGATGGCGACATGGCAGAACTCAAAGATGCTTTAGCAGTCATTGCTAAGTCTAAGGGCATCGACTTGCCCCCTTTTGAGGGGGATACCCCTAAGTTTGCAAGAGTTTAAAAGAAATTGGGTTTGCAGTCTTTAGAGATGCCAAAATGCCAAACCGCTCAAACCCTATAAAACTTAAACCCTATAATAACGAAAGATTGCGCGGGGTGTTGAGTGGGTGTAATACCAAAAAGCCCTCAAATCCCCAAGAAAGAGCTCCATGTAGTGAGAATTTGATGTTTAGTTGAGAGTATCTATTACCATGGGATGATTAGCCTTTTGGGAGAGTAAAGAAACTGATTAAATAGAACAATTTGTCTTTGGAGAGTAAGCAAAGAGAGGTGATCAACCACACATGGTGTTTAAAGCGTTTTTAAAGGGTCATAGAGCGAAAAGTTAGGGGTCAGGAGGAACTATGTTTGGGAGTTAAAAGCGGTTTGGGGGTAAGAGCATAATTTCCAAAATAAGCACTAACGCTTGTTGAGTAGAAGAGAAGGTTTGTGATCAAATGTTTTGAATGGCCAGTAAGTTATTTTGCTATCTCAAAGAACTAACTTTTAGCTTCTGCTATGGATTCTCTAACTTTGAAAGTCAAGGTAGTGCTCTAACAAGCTTAGCTCTCGTGCCCTATTGTATCTACTTTTAGTGTGCGTGATAACTATGACTAGGGCAATATTTTACTTTTTATTTACCATGTTTGTGCTACAATCCAGGGGAGATTTTCGGGTATTAGTCTACCTAACCATTAGAGTTTAGGGTGTGGTTTGTCCCAATGGATAGGGTTGAGATGTCAAGACAAGATAAGCGACACAAATATCATCCTAGATTCTTGCTCGCTTTGTTCTCAGTTAGTGCCTTTGTTGCGACAGCCCAAGCTGGTGAGTGGTTTTTTGGAGGCGGCTTGGTCTTAGGTGCGCAATCTAGTTCAGTAACCACGCAAAAGCAAACCCCCACAGCCCAAACTATCGTTAGTCCCAATCTTAAAGCGGTTACCGCCTATGATAAGCAACAGCTAGCCATTATCCAGCAACTCGAGGGCGACTATCAACAAGCTCGAGCCAATGCACTTACACAAGAACAGCAAATGCTCTCTCAGCTAAAAGAACAAATCACACAAGAGAGACAACTCTTGCAGGACTTAGCCAACGTTGGTCAGCCACTAAGAATTGATAGTAAGAGTAAACCTGATAATCCAATTATAGGTAAAATAAACCCCAACATCATCACTGCAATTGCAATCCCTGCCAACTACCAAGAGAACGACCAACAACTATTATCAAACTTCCAAAACACCATCAACCAACTCTTATCTCAACAAAAAGAGAGCGGGGCCAATACTGATAGCCCTCTAGCTCAAGAACTCCAAAAAGCCCAACAGATCCTTAAGAATTACAAGCAACAACTCAAAAACTACAATGATGTGGCAAAAAACTACAATGACCAAATCACGCGTTATTGGAACAATGCTAAGGCACAATGGGAAAACTACGATAAGGAATATAGACAAAAGGAACTAGATGATTTAGGATCCTTTTTAGGCAATGTCTACTACTCTAAGGTTGTTGGTGGTTACCCTATACCCTTGGTAAAGCAGGAACTAGAAATGGCTTTGCACTTTTTCTTCCCACAAAATGAAATTTCTACTCTTATAAAGTGTTTGTTGCCTGATTTTGAAACAAATAAAACAGACAGTGTCTCTAGCAATGGGATTATTGATT is a genomic window of Helicobacter sp. NHP19-012 containing:
- a CDS encoding ATP-binding cassette domain-containing protein, yielding MLSVQDLSVLSPSGAVLQNISFSTTRHLAILGVSGSGKSTLAKAFCGLLPPTFKMHYGALTLSAQAGYVFQDCIACFYPYLKIKDTFDMVLKERANQAKDLLASLNVPLKAWSSYPYELSRGMASRVQIALNLALKKEILFLDEVTSSLDRENTQGVVDLLLSLPVQRVVITHDEEVALKLCDEVLVLDGGRGMYFGEMGGYLCS
- a CDS encoding ABC transporter permease; translation: MVKFALVLGGFFLIFCLPLFAPFAPNEVHLEALKLPPSAMHWLGTDFLGRDEFSRLLVGLRNSVFVGLVSGLLALAISLAFAFGVLFAPKWGRVGLLGFLDGFLALPNLLLILLFSAFSQRGLGLLGLGGLLSLFLWPQMAKVLADSFREIATREFVANERALGASNLEIAFYEILPLAKNSVFVLLANTCAHAISAEALLSFFGLGLKVGEASLGNMLNEATQAIFTGVWWLVLIPGVAVFVVVFALAWAGERSRA
- a CDS encoding dipeptide/oligopeptide/nickel ABC transporter ATP-binding protein, whose protein sequence is MLLEVLELSKSYGTQKVLERVNFGLKRGELVALMGPSGCGKSTLAKCIARLEPFSGGQVLYEQQDILQMEQKPFRQALQYVFQDQLNALNPAKKVRDLLGSVCRRFQTHALLNEALEFAKLSPKLLGRYPRELSGGERQRLGIARAMLVCPEILLLDETTSALDKKLKHEVMQVARTYQQEKQTTILFITHDQALAKEYCERVMQLKGGHLL